The sequence CaattaacatttatatataattgCTTTCAATAAGCTGGAAAGTACACTGTGAGGTCTTCTAAGtggaaaaattacttttataGATCTTGGTTGTTTATGGTCTTTGCAGGTTCCAGAAAAACTGGTCCATATTAAACCAGTCTCAAAGAAGTAAGCTGAAGATTTAAATTTATAGACCCTGTAGTAACAGCTTTGTTTTACTACTAGGATGAAGACTATAGTAAATCCAACTCTAGTGCTTCTTTTCCCATGACTAAGCAGAGACATCTtatagttcttaaaaaaaaaactttttttgtctTAGTATAGAAGCTGAAAAGGCCTCTTTTGTAAGTTTGACTTCAGGAGAAGACCCAGATTACGACATCCTGTCTACTGGGAAATGCGTTTACAGAAGATGATAAACTATATCAAAGTGCATTATATGATCTGCACTGCATCTCTTCAGGTTTCAGTATTTTATAACATTTCAGCTGAATGGAGGAAGACTAAAATAGTTCAGAGAAGTCTTGTTCTCAGGATCTAGATGAAGTTCATGAGtcttttaaagcatatttaaatAATGAGAAGTGTACCTACAAGGGACTATGTGAGAATGAATactgcaaaggaaactatagtCAATGAAAGTACAGTACTTTGGATTGGCCAAAATGCACAATGTACATGAAACCAAATGCATGTGTAATTTACTTGTTGACCATGAGGCTATAGTTCAAAAAGTCCCTGCTCCAAAAGCTGTATCTAGTAATCTTCcaaaactgattttaaataaaGTTCTTAAATTGTagcaataaacaaaaagacaagataCACTTAAAACAATACTGCAGTTTATCAAAAGACACATAAGAAATTTCAACTCTCATGTCTTTGACAGttataaaaatcaatattttggCTAAGTTATAAACATGTTTATAATGCAATTATATGCAATTGCATAACTCTAGTAATGCTAATGACAGCTATAAGATCagaataggttttttaaaaaaaacactaagaACATAAAAATACGTAGCCCCATTATTTACCTGTAGAACGTGTTCAATTTATGCCTAAATTTCAGCATTTACTGTATCAtcatttctcttatttaaaaaaatcacatccaAAGGATAAGGCAAAACCACCTACGAATtggtatatttgtttatttatcaatTTGTGAAAATGTCCTTAATTTGTTGATGTAGCAAACAAACTTCAACTCTGATTGCTATGCAAAAGAACAGAAGATAATCTGCTTTGCAATGAACTTTAAAGTTCAACTGCACACAGGCAACATGCTATATATGAAAAAAGTACTAACTGAACTACAGGtattaaatactgaaaaagaGTTAAcagtttattataatttattttatttaacaatcTAGGAAGTTCGCAGCCATCAGCAGTTCCAGTGCAATTTCAGGTGCAATTGGGAATTCAGGAATCTCCGTGGAGCTGTTAGTGTAGCGAACCTTGTAGGTAAAATACATGCATACTTTCGATAGCACATGTGAAGGGATCTCTCTAAAATTGACTTCATTAGTTTCATTCTCAGCAAACTGacctggaaaagaaaaggaatttgtgATGTAAGGGCTGAACTGTGTTTTCCTCCAAATTCTTATGTTCCTCCAAAATTGCTAACTCCTAATAATCCCAAATGGGACTATATTTGGAGACAAGCAATTAAGGTCCTGGACCAACTTGACTGGTATCCTTATCAGAACTTTTCATGTCATGTTTTGACTTTAGACTTCCACCTTGTTCATCTGCAAAGAGAATTTTGGCTCTTTGAAAATTCATAACTTTATCATTAAAGTACTAATCCAATAAAACAAACCAAGTAACTTCGAGTCATTTGGAGAATggtgtaagaaatggcaacccactccagtattcttgcctggaaaatgctatgcACAGggcagcctagcaggctacagtccgtggggctgcagagtcgagagatgactgagcatgcacatgcacacatatgaatAAAGagataaagtaaattaaaattccCCAAAATAAACTATGGCAAGAAATTTAAACTCTACAGACATTGCCAGATAGAATGTGAAACAGTACAACCACTTCGGAAAACAGTCTGACACtatcttataaagttaaatatatacttattgcccaaagaatccacctgcaattcgggagacctgggttcaatccctgggttgggaagatcccctggagaagggaatggctacccaatccagtattcttgcctgaagaattccatggacagagaagcatggcaagctacagtccacagggttgcagagtcggacatgattgagcaactttcacttatcaGAACAGGAGGTTAGGTTGCAGACACACAGAGGTTAGACAacaatgtgaagacacagggagaagacagttGTCTACAAGGCAAGGAGGGAGGccccagaagaaaccaaccctgccaaaTCTTTATTCCCATCCTTTGGGATGTGAATAACTACTGTGAGAAACGAAATTTCTGTTTAAGTCGTCCAGTcactggtattttgttatggcagacTAATGTAATGCAAAAAGGATAAATCCAACTTGCATCAAATGAAGTAGCTAGCTCTGATTTCTGACCAGAAACACAGAAGATCCAGTCTGGGTCTAGAGTCCTCAACCTCCAGGACCTGATGCCTGAGGATCTGAGGGGGAGTTGaggcaataataatagaaataaagagcaCATTAAATGTAATGCACAAATCATTCCCAAACTACTCCCCTACCCCAGCCCCCAAGTCTGTGGGAAAATTGTCtttcacaaaactggtccctggtgccaaaaaggttggggaccactagTCTAGGGAATCGAGTATTTACGATAATCAGGAGCTCTGTGCTATGTTGCCATGTAAATATAAACAATAAGtgaaacactaatttaaaaaaatcttttcaaggAAGTAAATCCACTGTTTTcctctttagtttttaaaaacatgatcaTGTTAATGAGATCTCGTAAGTCATTATATTTCCCTTTAATAACAGTTCATAAACTGTTTTTAGTGATCTCTCAAAATTTCTTTAACTATACAAACTTAAGATAATTTAGCCTTTACTATtaggttaaaatattttcttgaccGTCTAGCATTAGCACTGTGCActgaataaaaaaagacagaaaaatgtacTTTCTGagaaaagagtattttaaaagttttctattaATGTCTGTTGGTTAGGGGTAGGCTGGGAtgagaaaaaaggagaggaacCAACAAATAATTCATAGCAATGAAGTCAGCTTTTGTTTGCCAATAACTACAATTCTCTTGCTTGAACATAAGCATGAAATATTACCAACAGGCAGTTGTTAAGCCTTTGACACTAGACAAACAGTGCTTTTTTGAGGTGAAATGCACATAACACAAAAGTCCCCGTCTAAGATGCGTGATTCAGTGTACTTCCCAGTGCTGGGCAGCCATCCACTCTCCTCTGGTTCCAAAACATTTCTGTCATCCCAGATAAAACCTTGTACCCTttaagcagggcttcccaggtggcagtaaaTTCTCcagccagtgtgggagacccaggttcaatccctgggttgggaagatcccctggtataggaatggcaacccactccagtattcttgcctgaaaaatcccatggacagagaatcctgatgGGCTAtgatctatggggtcacaaagagtaggacatgactgaacaagtgagcacacacgcacacactcttTAAGCAATTAtttcccacctccccccacaccccagtCTCTGGAAAACACCAATTTATTTTCCGTCTCTATGAAATcatctattctggatattttatacaaatggagATATACAATATTTGATTTTTCATGTCTgggttctttcacttagcataatgttttgaaGGTGCATGTATCAGTATACATTCCTTTTCATGTAAACTAATGTTTACATGAAAGTTGGTTTTATgttaaaggagatcaggcctacAAAAGAAGCCAAAATTCTctaatcttaatttttaactaAGATTTTGTTGGCATTCCTGAATTTCCCCC is a genomic window of Cervus elaphus chromosome 21, mCerEla1.1, whole genome shotgun sequence containing:
- the ELOC gene encoding elongin-C, with the translated sequence MDGEEKTYGGCEGPDAMYVKLISSDGHEFIVKREHALTSGTIKAMLSGPGQFAENETNEVNFREIPSHVLSKVCMYFTYKVRYTNSSTEIPEFPIAPEIALELLMAANFLDC